The Phaeobacter gallaeciensis DSM 26640 genomic sequence GCCGATCTGGTTGCACGTTCCTTGCGCGCCTCGGGCCTGCGCAGGGGCGATATGGTGCATAACGCCTATGGCTACGGTCTGTTCACCGGCGGGCTTGGCGCGCACTACGGGATCGAACGGCTCGGTGCTACGGTTGTTCCGATGTCGGGCGGCCAGACCGAAAAGCAGGTCGGTCTGATCACCGATTTTCAGCCCGATGGCATCATGGTGACGCCCTCTTATATGCTCAACATTCTTGAGCAGTACCATAAGGTTGGCATGGACCCGCGCGCGTGCTCGCTGAAGGTGGGCGTCTTTGGCGCTGAACCCTGGACCGATGCGATGCGCCGCGAGGTGGAAGAGGCCTTCGATATGCACGCGGTTGATATCTATGGCCTGTCTGAGATCATGGGGCCGGGTGTGGCCAATGAATGCGTTGAGACCAAGGACGGCCCCGTCATCTGGGAGGACCACTTCCTGCCCGAAATCATCGACCCGCAGACCGGCGAGGTGCTGCCGGACGGCGAGCTGGGCGAGCTGGTGTTCACCACCCTCACCAAGGAAGGCTTGCCGATGGTGCGCTACCGCACCCGCGATCTGACCCGCTTGCTGCCGGGCACCGCGCGCTCGATGCGGCGGATGGAGAAGATCACCGGTCGCAGCGACGACATGATCATCCTGCGCGGTGTCAACGTCTTCCCCAGCCAGGTCGAGGAGCAGCTGCTGGCGACCGGTGGCCTGGCGCCGTATTACCAGATCGAACTCTACAAATCGGGCCGCATGGATGCGATGCGGGTGTTTGTGGAGGCCAATCCGGACGCAACCGACGAGCTGAGCAAGACCGCGGCAGCGCGGATGCTGACCAAGCGGATCAAGGATATGGTTGGTGTCTCCACCGAGATCATTGTAGGCGAGCCGGGATCGGTGGAGCGCAGCCAGGGCAAGGCCAAACGCGTCGTCGACAACCGCAGCCAGTCCTGAACCGGGAGAGTGAGCCTTGGCCCGCACGATTGCAAAAGACCACGACGAGAAACGGGCCCAGATCCTGAAATCAGCGGCCAAAGTCTTTGCCGAACAGGGGTTTGACCGCGCGTCGATGACCCAGCTGGCGCGCGAGTGCGGGATTTCCAAGGCCAATATCTACCACTATTATGACAGCAAGGATGCCGTATTGTTCGGCATCCTTGATACCTATCTGAGCGATTTGCGTGATCGGGTCTGCGGTGTAGACGTCAGCGCGCTTTCTCCTGATCAGCGGCTGCGCCGCATCGTATCGGAAATCCTGCTGGCCTATCAGGGGGCCGACCATGAGCACCAGGTGCAGATCAGCGCCATGGGAGCGCTGCCGGAAGAGCAGCAGAAACTGCTGCGCGCCTATCAGCGTGAACTGGTGCAACTGGTTAGTGACGCGCTTGCCGGGGTCGCGGCCGAGGGCATCGCCAAGGATCCGGCGAAGCTGCGCGCCGCCACGATGTCGGTTTTCGGCATGTTAAACTGGTACTACATGTGGAATTCCGGCGCCGGGCCGGAGGCGCGTGAAGATTACGCGCAGATGGTGGCGGATCTGACCATGAACGGTATCCGATCGCTGTAGCTGGCCGACCGGGGCAGTCCGGTGGTGGTGCTCTCCCGCGCCGGTAAAATAATCTACCCAGACATGCAAAAGGCC encodes the following:
- the paaK gene encoding phenylacetate--CoA ligase PaaK — encoded protein: MEDLSPKKGELDPIEIASIDEIRSLQLDRLKWSLRHAYDNVPMYRQRFDDAGVHPDDLQQLSDLAKFPFTYKNDLRDNYPFGLFAVPREQIIRLHASSGTTGKPTVVGYTENDISNWADLVARSLRASGLRRGDMVHNAYGYGLFTGGLGAHYGIERLGATVVPMSGGQTEKQVGLITDFQPDGIMVTPSYMLNILEQYHKVGMDPRACSLKVGVFGAEPWTDAMRREVEEAFDMHAVDIYGLSEIMGPGVANECVETKDGPVIWEDHFLPEIIDPQTGEVLPDGELGELVFTTLTKEGLPMVRYRTRDLTRLLPGTARSMRRMEKITGRSDDMIILRGVNVFPSQVEEQLLATGGLAPYYQIELYKSGRMDAMRVFVEANPDATDELSKTAAARMLTKRIKDMVGVSTEIIVGEPGSVERSQGKAKRVVDNRSQS
- a CDS encoding TetR/AcrR family transcriptional regulator, coding for MARTIAKDHDEKRAQILKSAAKVFAEQGFDRASMTQLARECGISKANIYHYYDSKDAVLFGILDTYLSDLRDRVCGVDVSALSPDQRLRRIVSEILLAYQGADHEHQVQISAMGALPEEQQKLLRAYQRELVQLVSDALAGVAAEGIAKDPAKLRAATMSVFGMLNWYYMWNSGAGPEAREDYAQMVADLTMNGIRSL